One segment of Carya illinoinensis cultivar Pawnee chromosome 1, C.illinoinensisPawnee_v1, whole genome shotgun sequence DNA contains the following:
- the LOC122276659 gene encoding protein unc-13 homolog, translated as MGLHSLCESTSSPHVASRPDHHEALEADFVWPFGELRGIDRDDIRETAYEIFFTACRSSPGFGGRNALTFYSSNNLQENNGDGSGGQKPYGVVMSPTSRVKRALGLKMLKRSPSKRMSGVGAGGTSAGTNPPSPIAHGSSGLSFTVPQPLRPRRPMTSAEIMRQQMRVTEQSDTRLRKTLMRTLVGHMGRRAETIILPIELLRHLKPPEFNDFHEYHLWQQRQLKILEAGLLLHPSIPLEKPNTSAMRLREIIRAGETTPIDIGKNSDTMRTLGNAVASLSWRSPNGTPTDVCHWADGFPLNIHIYNALLQSIFDLKDETLVLDEVDELLELMKKTWSTLGITRPLHNVCFTWVLFQQYVLTAQIEPDLLCASQAMLLEVANDVKRPNRESAYVKILSSVLTSMQGWAEKRLLKYHNYFQRGNVGQVENLLPLVLSASRILGEDVTITEGAGREEGEITLVDSSGDRLGHYIRSSLKSAFAKIIKTRNIKNMKQEASKALFQLAEETEDLALKEREIFSPVLKRWHPTSAAVAAVTLHNCYGAVLKQYLGGVFKLTTETVGVFQRTRKLEKLLVQMVVEDSADCDDGGKAIVREMDPYEVDSIILNLLKRWIDERLQKGKECLQRAKESETWNPKSKSEPYAQSVVELMTLAKETVNDFFEIPIEITEDLVFDLADGLENQFQEYATFVASCGSKKIYIPTLPPLTRCNRGSKFLQLWKKAGPCGAGAEEWHQNGANEDHSTQSSTSRGTQRLYIRLNTLHYLLSYLHSLDKTISLSPRTVPSTRKRFANGRRSNNNSSSYFDLVTTSIQASCQRISEVAAYRLVFHDSNSIFYDSLYVEDVANARIQPTLGILKQNLTLMTTILTDRAQALAIKEVMKASFEAYLMVLLAGGSSRVFFHSDHEILEEDFKALKQVFCACGEGLIAEEVVEREAEIAEGVIALMGMYTEQLVEDFSIVTCETSGIGVLGSGQKLPMPPTTGRWNRADPNTILRVLCYRSDAVANKFLKRTFQLAKRR; from the exons GCCTCCACTCGCTTTGTGAGTCTACATCCTCACCCCACGTAGCCTCCAGGCCCGACCACCACGAGGCCCTTGAGGCTGACTTTGTGTGGCCCTTCGGCGAGCTTCGTGGCATTGACCGCGACGACATCCGGGAAACTGCATACGAGATATTCTTCACTGCGTGTCGGTCATCCCCGGGATTCGGAGGTCGTAATGCGCTCACGTTCTACTCCTCGAATAACCTCCAAGAAAACAACGGGGACGGGTCCGGGGGCCAGAAGCCGTATGGGGTGGTGATGAGCCCGACGAGCCGGGTGAAGCGGGCACTCGGGTTGAAGATGCTAAAACGGTCACCGTCGAAGAGGATGTCGGGTGTGGGGGCAGGTGGCACCTCTGCTGGGACGAACCCTCCGTCCCCTATAGCACACGGGAGTAGCGGCTTGTCGTTCACGGTGCCACAGCCGTTGAGGCCGAGACGGCCAATGACATCAGCGGAGATCATGAGGCAGCAAATGCGAGTGACGGAGCAGAGTGATACCCGGCTTCGGAAGACGCTAATGAGGACCCTCGTTGGCCAC ATGGGTAGACGTGCAGAGACAATAATTCTCCCAATAGAGCTCCTTCGCCATCTAAAGCCACCCGAATTCAATGATTTCCATGAGTATCATCTCTGGCAACAGCGGCAGCTTAAAATCCTTGAGGCAGGGCTTCTCCTCCACCCTTCAATCCCTCTAGAAAAGCCAAACACCTCTGCCATGCGTCTAAGGGAGATTATCAGAGCTGGAGAGACAACACCAATAGACATCGGGAAGAATTCCGACACCATGAGAACACTTGGCAATGCTGTGGCTTCGTTATCGTGGCGAAGTCCAAATGGAACTCCCACGGATGTTTGCCACTGGGCAGATGGATTCCCTCTCAACATCCACATCTAcaatgctcttcttcaatcAATCTTTGACCTCAAGGATGAGACACTAGTCCTTGACGAGGTTGATGAGCTTCTAGAGCTAATGAAGAAGACGTGGTCAACATTGGGAATCACTCGACCTCTGCACAATGTGTGTTTTACTTGGGTGCTATTTCAACAGTATGTTTTGACTGCACAGATAGAACCAGACCTTCTTTGTGCTTCCCAGGCTATGCTGTTAGAAGTAGCAAATGATGTCAAGAGACCAAACCGAGAGTCCGCATATGTCAAGATCCTATCCTCGGTATTGACTTCGATGCAAGGGTGGGCAGAGAAGAGATTGCTTAAATACCATAACTATTTCCAGCGGGGAAATGTTGGCCAAGTTGAAAACCTTCTTCCTTTGGTGTTGTCGGCCTCAAGGATTTTAGGGGAAGATGTTACAATCACGGAAGGGGCAGGACGAGAGGAAGGAGAGATAACTTTGGTGGATTCGTCTGGGGATCGTCTTGGCCACTATATTCGGTCATCCTTGAAAAGCGCATTTGCCAAG ATAATCAAAACTCGgaacataaaaaatatgaaacaagAAGCAAGCAAGGCTCTATTTCAATTAGCCGAGGAAACTGAAGATTTGGCATTGAAGGAGAGGGAAATCTTCAGTCCAGTACTTAAGAGATGGCACCCAACTTCGGCTGCAGTTGCTGCCGTGACGTTGCATAATTGCTATGGTGCTGTGTTGAAACAATATTTAGGCGGGGTGTTCAAGCTCACAACTGAGACAGTCGGGGTATTTCAGAGGACGAGAAAACTGGAAAAGCTATTGGTCCAAATGGTTGTAGAAGACTCGGCTGACTGTGATGATGGGGGCAAAGCAATAGTACGAGAGATGGATCCATATGAAGTTGATTCAATCATATTGAACCTCTTGAAAAGATGGATTGACGAGAGGTTGCAGAAAGGGAAAGAGTGTCTCCAACGAGCAAAAGAATCCGAA ACATGGAATCCGAAGTCCAAATCAGAGCCGTATGCGCAATCAGTTGTCGAGTTAATGACGTTAGCCAAGGAAACTGTAAATGACTTCTTTGAAatcccaatagaaattacgGAAGATTTAGTCTTTGATCTTGCAGATGGTTTGGAGAATCAGTTCCAGGAATATGCTACATTTGTTGCATCATGTG GTTCAAAAAAGATCTATATCCCCACACTTCCTCCTCTGACTAGATGCAATCGAGGCTCAAAGTTCCTTCAATTGTGGAAGAAAGCTGGCCCATGCGGTGCGGGTGCAGAGGAGTGGCACCAAAATGGAGCAAATGAAGATCACAGTACTCAATCATCAACAAGCCGAGGAACACAACGCCTCTACATCCGCCTTAACACCCTGCATTATCTTCTTTCCTACCTTCACTCCCTTGACAAAACCATCTCCCTCTCCCCGCGAACGGTTCCTTCAACTCGCAAACGTTTTGCCAATGGCCGAAGGTCCAATAACAATTCCTCTTCATACTTTGATCTTGTAACCACATCCATCCAAGCATCCTGCCAACGTATCTCAGAAGTAGCTGCTTACCGCCTTGTCTTCCACGACTCAAACTCTATCTTCTATGATAGTCTCTACGTCGAAGATGTAGCCAATGCACGGATTCAACCAACATTGGGCATTCTCAAACAGAATCTCACTCTTATGACTACAATTCTCACAGACCGAGCCCAAGCCCTGGCAATAAAAGAAGTCATGAAGGCCTCGTTCGAGGCATACCTTATGGTTTTGCTTGCTGGAGGAAGCTCTcgtgttttctttcattctgatcacGAGATACTAGAGGAGGATTTCAAGGCGTTGAAGCAGGTTTTCTGCGCTTGCGGAGAAGGATTGATAGCAGAGGAAGTGGTGGAGCGGGAGGCCGAGATTGCAGAAGGGGTAATAGCATTGATGGGTATGTACACAGAACAACTGGTTGAAGATTTCAGCATTGTGACTTGTGAAACGAGTGGGATTGGAGTTTTGGGTTCAGGGCAAAAGTTACCGATGCCTCCAACAACTGGAAGGTGGAATAGAGCGGATCCGAACACAATACTGAGGGTGTTGTGTTATAGGAGTGATGCAGTAGCAAATAAGTTCTTGAAGAGGACATTCCAATTAGCTAAAAGGAGATGA